The proteins below come from a single Campylobacter concisus genomic window:
- a CDS encoding anaerobic ribonucleoside-triphosphate reductase activating protein, with protein sequence MHKVFSITPFTTLDYPDKVAAVVWFAGCNMRCVYCYNIEVVNSNGNIEMDEVCNFLDRRIGKLNGIVFSGGECTANPLFLKLAREVKSRNFCLKVDTNGSHIEILKEAIGEGLIDYIALDFKAPKEKFTGVTGSNLYEKFISTLKYLLEINFDFEVRTTVHADFLDEADISLMSEILYDLGYRGNYYLQKFLSTGENFGNLVDAKSSFDPKKIISKLPIKLRNF encoded by the coding sequence TTGCATAAAGTCTTTAGTATAACGCCATTTACTACGCTTGATTATCCAGACAAAGTGGCTGCGGTAGTTTGGTTTGCAGGCTGTAATATGAGATGCGTGTATTGCTACAATATAGAAGTTGTAAATTCAAATGGCAATATAGAAATGGATGAGGTTTGTAACTTTTTAGACCGCCGTATAGGTAAGCTAAATGGCATTGTCTTTAGCGGTGGCGAATGCACGGCAAATCCTTTGTTTTTGAAGCTTGCAAGAGAGGTTAAGTCAAGAAATTTTTGCCTAAAGGTCGATACAAATGGCTCTCATATTGAGATTTTAAAAGAGGCGATAGGCGAAGGGCTGATTGACTATATCGCACTTGATTTTAAAGCGCCAAAAGAGAAATTTACGGGCGTAACTGGCTCAAATTTATATGAAAAATTTATTAGCACACTAAAATATCTGCTTGAGATAAATTTTGATTTTGAAGTAAGAACAACCGTGCATGCAGATTTTTTAGATGAAGCAGATATTTCTTTGATGTCTGAAATTCTTTATGACCTTGGATATAGAGGCAATTATTATTTGCAAAAATTCCTTAGCACAGGTGAAAATTTTGGAAATTTAGTTGATGCTAAAAGTAGCTTTGATCCGAAAAAAATTATCTCGAAACTTCCTATCAAACTAAGAAACTTTTAA
- the rmuC gene encoding DNA recombination protein RmuC has translation MQQDFYFYAAIFLGVLFLIAIFVIYSFNRDKLELKRNLAQKEQENFEISSNLANLSSQNSENLQLISEQKARLMSNHERIDELISEIDALKTKIAQKDEAEDVMERVINELKESIGTANERAKNNETNFTATLAELNQNKNALVEASERENRLKRDMAVLRNEIEAKENSLKEQEANLLKVKNELNLEFSNLANKIFEEKSANFTQNSQNSLDLLLKPLKEQISTFQDRVNAVHDASVKGMSALGTQIKHISEIGISMSKEANSLATALKGSNKTLGNWGEIQLERTFEASGLVKDEHYLTQQNFKNEEGKRLIPDFIVKIPDGKHLIVDSKVSLIAYEKAITASNEEELNLALKEHIASMKNHIDSLNSKNYGEIVPDSPDFVLMFIPIEPAYIEAMKFDSSLFDYAFQKRVILVSHTTLMPILRTVANLWRIERGNEEAKNIVKSAIKIYDKVRNVAEHMNRLSNTLNTANKHFNALASSFSGRDGLVSRLENFKRLSPDDQKDIEVKEIGVNNELEKED, from the coding sequence ATGCAACAAGATTTTTATTTTTATGCTGCCATATTTTTAGGAGTACTATTTTTGATTGCGATATTTGTCATCTATTCATTTAATAGGGATAAACTCGAACTAAAGCGAAATTTGGCGCAAAAAGAGCAAGAAAATTTTGAAATTTCATCAAATTTAGCAAATTTATCATCTCAAAATAGTGAAAATTTACAGCTTATCAGCGAGCAAAAAGCAAGACTTATGTCAAATCACGAGCGAATAGACGAGCTTATCAGTGAGATCGATGCGCTAAAAACCAAAATAGCCCAAAAAGACGAAGCTGAAGACGTGATGGAGCGCGTAATAAATGAGCTTAAAGAGAGTATCGGTACAGCAAATGAAAGGGCCAAGAATAACGAGACAAATTTTACTGCAACTCTAGCCGAGCTAAATCAAAATAAAAATGCTTTAGTTGAAGCAAGCGAGAGAGAAAATAGATTAAAACGTGATATGGCTGTGCTTAGAAATGAAATAGAAGCAAAAGAAAATAGCCTAAAAGAGCAAGAGGCAAATTTGTTAAAAGTAAAAAATGAGTTAAATTTGGAATTTTCTAATCTTGCAAATAAAATATTTGAAGAAAAAAGTGCGAATTTCACACAAAATAGCCAAAATTCTTTAGATCTTTTACTAAAGCCACTAAAGGAGCAAATTTCAACCTTCCAAGATCGCGTAAATGCAGTCCATGACGCGTCAGTTAAAGGCATGAGCGCACTAGGAACGCAGATTAAGCACATAAGTGAGATTGGTATCTCAATGTCAAAAGAGGCAAACTCACTAGCTACTGCATTAAAAGGTAGCAATAAAACACTTGGAAACTGGGGTGAAATACAGCTTGAACGCACATTTGAGGCTTCTGGACTTGTAAAAGATGAGCATTACTTGACACAACAAAATTTTAAAAACGAAGAAGGCAAACGTCTTATTCCTGATTTTATAGTAAAGATACCAGATGGCAAGCACCTAATAGTTGATTCTAAAGTATCACTTATAGCCTACGAAAAGGCTATCACAGCTAGCAACGAAGAGGAGCTAAATTTAGCATTGAAAGAGCATATTGCTTCTATGAAAAATCACATAGATAGCTTAAATAGTAAAAATTACGGAGAGATCGTACCTGATAGCCCTGATTTTGTATTGATGTTTATACCAATTGAGCCAGCATATATCGAGGCTATGAAATTTGATAGTTCCCTTTTTGACTACGCATTTCAAAAGCGCGTAATACTAGTATCTCACACTACGCTTATGCCTATTCTTCGCACAGTGGCAAATTTATGGCGCATAGAGCGTGGCAATGAAGAGGCCAAAAATATCGTAAAGAGTGCGATTAAAATTTATGATAAAGTCCGCAATGTGGCCGAGCACATGAATAGACTTAGCAATACACTAAATACTGCAAATAAACATTTTAACGCCCTTGCATCAAGTTTTAGTGGTAGAGATGGTCTTGTTAGTAGGCTTGAAAATTTTAAACGCTTGTCTCCAGACGATCAAAAAGATATAGAAGTAAAAGAGATCGGCGTAAATAACGAATTAGAAAAAGAGGATTAG
- a CDS encoding putative quinol monooxygenase, with protein MIKKLFLLAILAAFAFGAEAKVSLYELLSTPNNKSLLRQLGRENVLSSKSEPGTQAIFFMSAKSKPELFYVFEFYEDEAAYKKHISSAHFKKFASASAEILASKKAISVKKRAAFSKNLTPERLKDAYFHITNLSLKAKSDAKFEKIIKKYMQKSVDDAAFAQFAFSQKEAPNKWILVEIYKDEASFESYRHSENYKAYAKERAGLIDEFDGFGLKNETSFSKIKF; from the coding sequence ATGATAAAAAAGCTATTTTTACTAGCGATTTTGGCGGCTTTTGCCTTTGGGGCGGAGGCGAAAGTGAGTTTATACGAGCTGCTTTCAACGCCAAATAACAAGAGCTTGCTGAGACAGCTTGGTAGGGAAAATGTCCTTAGCTCAAAGAGCGAGCCAGGTACGCAGGCGATCTTTTTTATGAGTGCAAAGAGTAAGCCGGAACTGTTTTATGTGTTTGAGTTTTACGAGGACGAGGCGGCTTATAAAAAGCATATAAGCTCAGCGCATTTTAAGAAATTTGCAAGCGCAAGCGCTGAAATTTTAGCTAGCAAAAAGGCTATCAGCGTGAAAAAGAGGGCTGCTTTTTCTAAAAATTTAACGCCAGAGCGCCTAAAAGATGCCTACTTTCACATCACAAATTTAAGCCTTAAGGCAAAAAGCGATGCGAAATTTGAAAAGATCATCAAAAAATATATGCAAAAAAGCGTAGATGACGCTGCATTTGCGCAGTTTGCCTTTAGTCAAAAAGAGGCACCTAATAAGTGGATCTTGGTTGAAATTTACAAAGACGAAGCTAGCTTTGAGAGCTACCGCCACAGTGAAAACTACAAAGCTTACGCCAAAGAGCGAGCTGGGCTAATAGATGAATTTGACGGCTTTGGTCTCAAAAACGAGACCTCATTTAGTAAGATAAAATTTTAG
- a CDS encoding SDR family NAD(P)-dependent oxidoreductase → MKRYIAITGASSGIGAAVAKAFARRGENLILIARRGELLEELKSEIAKFSGVDVVIEICDLSKQENALLLWQNLEKYELKALINNAGFGDYNKVGEQNLDKITQMINLNIISLVTLSTLFTKKYKDKDTQLINISSIGGYKIVPNAVTYCASKFFVSAFSEGLYHELAQDKQAKMQAKVLAPAATKTEFGMVATSKESYDYDKAFKKYHTSEQMAEFLLRLYDSHYCVGSVDRDSFEFSLSKPKFDYAIKYEPKDN, encoded by the coding sequence GTGAAAAGATATATCGCCATCACTGGAGCAAGCTCAGGCATAGGAGCGGCCGTGGCAAAGGCATTTGCAAGGCGCGGGGAGAATTTGATCCTTATTGCAAGGCGTGGCGAGCTTTTAGAGGAGCTAAAAAGCGAGATAGCTAAATTTTCGGGTGTTGATGTCGTTATAGAGATTTGTGATCTCTCAAAGCAAGAAAATGCCCTCTTGCTTTGGCAAAATTTAGAAAAATATGAGCTAAAAGCACTTATAAACAACGCCGGTTTTGGCGACTACAACAAGGTCGGCGAGCAAAATTTAGACAAGATCACACAGATGATAAATTTAAACATTATCTCACTTGTCACGCTCTCGACGCTCTTTACAAAAAAGTATAAAGACAAAGATACACAGCTCATCAACATATCCTCGATAGGCGGCTATAAGATCGTGCCAAACGCCGTCACATACTGCGCTAGCAAATTTTTCGTAAGCGCCTTTAGCGAGGGACTTTACCACGAGCTAGCACAGGACAAGCAGGCAAAGATGCAGGCTAAAGTCCTAGCTCCAGCTGCCACAAAGACAGAATTTGGCATGGTAGCAACTAGCAAAGAGAGCTACGACTACGACAAAGCGTTTAAAAAGTATCACACGAGCGAGCAGATGGCGGAGTTTTTGCTTCGCCTTTATGATAGCCATTACTGTGTTGGCTCGGTCGATAGAGATAGCTTTGAGTTTAGCCTAAGCAAGCCAAAATTTGACTACGCGATCAAATACGAGCCAAAAGATAACTAG
- a CDS encoding iron-containing alcohol dehydrogenase has product MQNFSFLNPTKIEFGKDKEQNIGRYMKEFGVKKTLIIYGSDRIIKNGLFDVAAKSLSANGIEFCKIGGVKSNPVLSKVNEAINLAKKQGVDSVLAIGGGSVLDTAKAVATGVKYNGDVWDFFTGKDPSEALMIFDIITLAATGSEMNGGSVVTNEATKEKFAMHGACLYPKVSVVNPLLQASVSKEYLVYSASDIIAHSIEGYFTASVQPEIINLYIEANIKTVMKTTEILLKEPDNYDARGEFAWAATMALNGLTYVGTAGYSYPNHMIEHAIGAVVDCAHGAGLSVVMPAWMKWYKSRNLEAFKRFGKEIFGVNDADAGIEKLKEWFSKIGTPTSLIEIGVDDTNLDEIIALVYDYAKGRGLEQIYTKEAISEIFALAR; this is encoded by the coding sequence ATGCAAAATTTTAGCTTTTTAAACCCTACAAAAATAGAATTTGGCAAAGACAAAGAGCAAAATATCGGCAGATATATGAAAGAATTTGGCGTTAAAAAGACGCTTATCATCTATGGCAGCGATAGGATCATAAAAAATGGCCTTTTTGATGTGGCAGCAAAGAGCCTAAGTGCAAATGGCATCGAGTTTTGCAAGATAGGCGGCGTGAAGTCAAACCCAGTGCTAAGCAAGGTAAATGAGGCTATAAATTTAGCTAAAAAGCAAGGTGTCGATAGCGTGCTAGCCATAGGTGGTGGCTCGGTGCTTGACACGGCAAAGGCTGTGGCTACTGGAGTTAAATATAACGGCGATGTTTGGGACTTTTTTACCGGTAAAGATCCAAGTGAAGCACTTATGATATTTGACATCATAACGCTTGCAGCAACTGGCTCAGAGATGAATGGCGGCTCGGTCGTCACAAACGAAGCCACAAAAGAGAAATTTGCCATGCACGGCGCTTGTCTTTACCCAAAAGTATCGGTGGTAAATCCGCTTCTTCAAGCAAGCGTTAGCAAGGAGTACTTGGTCTATTCAGCCTCTGACATCATCGCTCACAGCATCGAGGGCTACTTTACGGCGAGCGTTCAGCCTGAGATCATAAATTTATACATCGAAGCAAACATCAAAACCGTCATGAAAACGACTGAAATTTTACTAAAAGAGCCAGATAATTACGATGCTAGAGGTGAGTTTGCCTGGGCTGCTACGATGGCGCTAAATGGCTTAACTTACGTTGGCACAGCCGGCTACTCATATCCAAATCACATGATCGAGCACGCCATAGGCGCGGTAGTTGATTGTGCGCATGGAGCTGGTCTAAGTGTGGTGATGCCAGCTTGGATGAAGTGGTATAAGAGTAGAAATTTAGAGGCATTTAAGCGTTTTGGCAAGGAAATTTTTGGCGTGAATGACGCAGACGCAGGCATTGAAAAGCTAAAAGAGTGGTTTAGCAAGATCGGCACGCCAACAAGCCTTATTGAAATCGGAGTCGATGATACAAATTTAGATGAGATCATAGCGCTAGTTTATGACTACGCAAAGGGCAGGGGCTTGGAGCAAATTTATACAAAAGAGGCCATAAGTGAAATTTTTGCCTTAGCGAGATAG
- a CDS encoding NAD(P)H-binding protein — translation MKKIALIAGASGALGSEILKNLCESEYYNKVIALARHELEFTHEKLEVKVINFDELKYEVPFIADDVFCALGTTMKVAKHKEQFYKVDVTYPINFAKFGLECGAKRFVLLSAAGASRKSGSFYLKAKGQAEAKIKELGYSSFHIVRLPLIEAERKEFRLGEYLAIKAFKFIPKGFFDEYRPMKAADIAKVIVQVAQDDHSEGVKIYSPMEYAK, via the coding sequence ATGAAAAAGATCGCCCTTATAGCTGGAGCTAGCGGTGCTTTGGGAAGTGAGATTTTAAAAAATTTATGCGAGAGTGAGTACTACAACAAGGTTATCGCCCTTGCTAGGCACGAACTAGAATTTACTCATGAAAAGCTTGAAGTAAAAGTAATAAATTTTGACGAGCTAAAATATGAGGTGCCATTTATCGCTGATGACGTCTTTTGTGCACTTGGCACGACGATGAAAGTGGCAAAGCACAAAGAGCAGTTTTACAAAGTCGATGTGACCTATCCGATAAATTTCGCCAAATTTGGCTTGGAGTGTGGGGCAAAACGCTTTGTTTTACTCTCGGCCGCAGGTGCTAGCAGAAAGTCAGGCTCGTTTTACCTAAAGGCAAAAGGTCAAGCAGAAGCAAAGATAAAAGAGCTTGGATATAGCTCATTTCACATCGTTAGGCTGCCACTTATCGAGGCTGAGAGAAAGGAATTTAGACTTGGCGAGTACCTGGCGATAAAGGCGTTTAAATTTATCCCAAAAGGCTTTTTTGACGAGTATCGTCCGATGAAGGCGGCTGATATCGCTAAAGTGATCGTGCAAGTAGCGCAAGATGACCACAGCGAAGGTGTCAAAATTTATAGTCCTATGGAGTATGCGAAGTGA
- a CDS encoding ferritin family protein yields the protein MRQYETYKCEKCGNEIEVQKVGGGTLTCCGEEMKCVTENLTAVNLMKAFAGESQARNKYELYGDLAKEAGYHAIARHFYEAAENEKWHARAEFKKYHELMNDPIDKMDKNLLDAAAGENYEHTTMYPDFAKIAKEEELRDVERLFNAIGKVEVEHEREYLELKKMLDEEGFFESDEEDIWVCEVCGHVHRGKKAPGACPLCKAPKEYFKREFLG from the coding sequence ATGAGACAGTACGAAACATACAAATGCGAAAAATGCGGCAACGAGATCGAGGTGCAAAAGGTTGGCGGCGGTACACTAACCTGTTGCGGCGAAGAGATGAAATGCGTCACTGAAAATTTAACAGCGGTAAATTTAATGAAGGCATTTGCTGGCGAGTCACAAGCTAGAAACAAGTACGAGCTTTACGGCGACCTAGCCAAAGAAGCAGGCTATCACGCGATAGCTAGACACTTTTACGAGGCAGCTGAAAATGAAAAATGGCATGCAAGAGCTGAGTTTAAAAAATATCACGAGCTAATGAACGATCCGATCGATAAGATGGATAAAAATTTACTTGATGCGGCAGCTGGCGAAAACTACGAGCATACTACGATGTATCCAGACTTTGCAAAGATCGCAAAAGAAGAAGAACTAAGAGATGTTGAAAGGCTATTTAATGCGATCGGCAAGGTTGAAGTAGAGCATGAAAGAGAGTATTTAGAGCTTAAAAAGATGCTTGATGAAGAGGGCTTTTTTGAGAGCGATGAGGAAGATATTTGGGTTTGTGAGGTATGCGGACACGTTCACAGAGGCAAAAAAGCTCCAGGTGCTTGCCCACTTTGCAAAGCTCCAAAAGAGTATTTTAAACGCGAATTTCTAGGCTAA
- a CDS encoding NAD(P)H-dependent oxidoreductase, protein MSEILVVSGHTDLENSFANKIILGELKKHLPEAKFDILSELYKNYVIDVKAEQEKLVKADVIVLVYPFFWYGVPSLLQKWFEDVLVHGFSHGSKGDKLHGKKLVLSFTSGALEELYKKDALQRYEIEEFLPPLKALANTCGMEFAGYVYSGGLSYQSRHDEAKLALMRQKALDHAKRLGGADRQNFMIPAKFYKYVFAFIMSAFMAFFMSFVLTYLNLGFVDGFVKIWLIVYVKAFVVAYPVLLLVSPFVTKLTQILCKK, encoded by the coding sequence ATGAGTGAAATTTTAGTTGTATCAGGTCACACTGACCTTGAAAATTCATTTGCAAATAAGATCATCTTGGGCGAGCTGAAAAAGCACTTGCCAGAGGCTAAATTTGACATACTAAGTGAGCTTTATAAAAACTACGTGATCGATGTAAAAGCCGAGCAAGAAAAGCTAGTAAAGGCTGACGTGATCGTACTTGTTTATCCATTTTTCTGGTACGGCGTGCCATCACTTTTGCAAAAGTGGTTTGAAGATGTGCTAGTTCATGGCTTCTCTCATGGCAGTAAGGGAGATAAGCTACATGGCAAAAAGCTAGTGCTTTCATTTACCTCTGGTGCGCTTGAGGAGCTTTATAAAAAAGATGCGCTTCAGCGCTACGAGATAGAGGAATTTTTGCCGCCACTTAAGGCACTAGCAAATACTTGTGGCATGGAGTTTGCAGGATATGTTTATAGCGGAGGGCTATCGTATCAGAGTAGGCACGATGAGGCAAAGCTTGCTTTGATGAGGCAAAAGGCGCTCGATCACGCAAAAAGGTTAGGGGGAGCTGATAGGCAAAATTTCATGATACCAGCAAAATTTTATAAATATGTTTTTGCGTTTATAATGTCGGCATTTATGGCGTTTTTTATGTCATTTGTGCTGACGTATCTAAACCTTGGCTTTGTTGATGGCTTTGTGAAAATTTGGCTAATCGTTTATGTAAAAGCCTTTGTAGTGGCATATCCTGTGCTTTTGCTAGTCTCTCCATTTGTAACAAAACTCACACAAATTTTATGTAAAAAATAA
- a CDS encoding DUF5339 domain-containing protein, with protein sequence MKKSLLVLATLGFALSLNAADLTDTCKSYFSDIDKMVEAYKKAGQEQQVKIYEDQKKQSMDQLAALPKEQQDATCKQAKEMFAQVMEQMKKQGLLK encoded by the coding sequence ATGAAAAAATCACTTTTAGTTTTAGCTACTCTTGGCTTTGCACTAAGCCTAAACGCTGCAGATCTTACAGATACTTGCAAGTCTTACTTCTCAGACATCGACAAAATGGTTGAAGCTTACAAAAAAGCTGGTCAAGAGCAACAAGTAAAAATTTATGAAGATCAAAAGAAACAATCAATGGATCAACTTGCTGCACTTCCAAAAGAGCAACAAGACGCTACTTGCAAACAAGCTAAAGAGATGTTTGCTCAAGTAATGGAACAAATGAAAAAACAAGGTCTTTTAAAATAA
- a CDS encoding subtype B tannase: protein MKGVRVAILGVCLVGACFGNELKFDESKFELKSMQVGDRMLKFRAYEGIVYVAKPVSDYQVLNFYVPEGKFSDQKGAIFMPNAIGGYMSAMPPKPELQNEKPNATLEALLRGYVVASVGARGRTLKDGEKFIGKAPAAIVDLKAAVRYLKFNDKFMPGDANKIISNGTSAGGAMSALLGTSACAKEYEPYLKELGAAKADDQIYAASAYCPVTNLEHEDEAYEWMFRDLDKFESIDFSSFDASTFNDRNKKQKTIKGELNATQKELSRELKSKFPAYLNSLNLKDAKGHVLSLDENGEGSFKEYINALISRAFTATKSSDKNTLTPKFITLDTQGCSLGYTFKLEDFIASLKRTKAVVAFDGLALENPENDLFGDSKTPAKHFTKFAKERSGGEMAEAGVIKMMNAMNYTKNKEGAKFYRIRQGTNDTDLALAVPAMLALSLKNAGKEVDFEAVWGEGHGGDYDLDELFAWMKRVGQR, encoded by the coding sequence ATGAAAGGCGTTAGAGTTGCTATTTTAGGGGTTTGTTTAGTAGGTGCTTGCTTTGGAAATGAGCTTAAATTTGACGAGAGCAAGTTTGAGCTAAAAAGCATGCAAGTTGGCGATAGGATGCTTAAATTTAGAGCTTATGAGGGCATAGTCTATGTGGCAAAGCCAGTTAGCGACTATCAGGTCTTAAATTTTTATGTGCCAGAGGGTAAATTTAGCGACCAAAAAGGGGCTATTTTTATGCCAAACGCTATCGGCGGCTATATGAGCGCAATGCCACCAAAGCCAGAGCTTCAAAACGAAAAGCCAAATGCCACTCTTGAAGCACTTCTTAGAGGTTATGTCGTGGCAAGCGTTGGCGCTAGGGGCAGGACGCTAAAAGATGGCGAGAAATTTATCGGCAAAGCGCCAGCTGCGATAGTCGATCTAAAAGCGGCCGTTAGATATCTTAAATTTAACGACAAATTTATGCCAGGCGACGCAAATAAGATCATCTCAAACGGTACGAGCGCAGGCGGCGCGATGTCGGCACTTCTAGGCACGAGCGCTTGCGCAAAAGAGTATGAGCCATATCTTAAAGAGCTAGGCGCTGCAAAGGCGGACGATCAAATTTATGCCGCTTCAGCTTACTGCCCTGTTACAAATTTGGAGCATGAAGACGAGGCGTATGAGTGGATGTTTAGGGATTTGGATAAATTTGAAAGTATTGATTTTTCAAGCTTTGATGCGAGCACTTTTAACGACAGAAACAAAAAGCAAAAGACTATCAAAGGCGAGCTAAACGCCACGCAAAAAGAGCTCTCGCGCGAGCTAAAGAGTAAATTCCCAGCCTATCTAAACTCGCTAAATTTAAAAGACGCCAAAGGCCACGTGCTAAGCCTTGATGAAAACGGCGAGGGCAGCTTCAAAGAGTATATAAACGCCCTCATCTCAAGGGCATTTACCGCTACAAAAAGCAGCGACAAAAACACGCTCACGCCTAAATTTATCACGCTTGATACTCAGGGCTGCTCGCTTGGATATACATTTAAGCTTGAAGACTTCATCGCCTCGCTAAAGCGTACCAAAGCGGTGGTTGCCTTTGACGGACTTGCGCTAGAAAATCCTGAAAACGACCTCTTTGGAGACAGCAAAACTCCTGCAAAGCACTTTACTAAATTTGCAAAAGAGCGAAGTGGTGGCGAGATGGCGGAGGCTGGCGTCATAAAGATGATGAATGCGATGAACTACACGAAAAACAAAGAGGGGGCGAAATTTTACCGCATAAGGCAGGGCACAAACGACACCGATCTGGCTCTTGCCGTGCCTGCTATGCTCGCACTCTCGCTTAAAAATGCTGGCAAAGAGGTTGATTTCGAAGCGGTCTGGGGAGAAGGACACGGTGGCGACTACGATTTAGACGAGCTTTTTGCTTGGATGAAAAGAGTGGGGCAAAGATAA